In the genome of Excalfactoria chinensis isolate bCotChi1 chromosome 20, bCotChi1.hap2, whole genome shotgun sequence, the window CCATCCCAGTGCCGTGCTTCCTCTTGCTCCTGTAGGCTCCGGGACACGGTGCcagagagcagcctgcagaTGTGAACGTTTGACTCAGCTGTGCCGGGCACgcagcagcagggctctgcGCAGGTGTCAAGGCAGGCGCTGCTGATGGAGAAGGGCTCCTCGTAATAAACCCACCTCCATGCTGGTAAGCAAAGAGGAGCTCGGCTCGGCGCCAGGAGCGCTTCCCGATCCTCTTCTTCAGGGCTTTTTGGCTACAATTGGAGGACAACCGCCCTTTTGTGAAGCTGCGTCATTAGACACTGGGTCTGAGGAGGGAGGGTAGCGCAGATGTAATGTTTCTGCTCAGAAAAACAAGGGAGGAGCAGACACCTGCGCCTTGTCACTGCAAAGGGCGAGATGATGGAAGCAGTCTTGCTGTTGGCGTTCACCCCTTTTGGCTCAAGCTCCCTGTTTGCAAATTGCTGCACGGAGATGCTGGCTCCCTCAGCTTCTTGCTTCGCTGCAGAATCTTTTTAAGTCGctccaaaataaaaccagagagCACAAAGCTTGCGGTCCTCTGTGTGATGTGACTTTGTTGCGTTCAGTGACAACCCCTGGCACTGGGGGAAGCTCATCcgttagcagggcttcctgcaGAGACACCAACAAAAGAAGCACCCAGCCCtaaggagcagagctgagctgcagggttCAGAGCCTGCTTATATTGCTGCCTGCTGGTACCATCATCCCTTTCTACATAAAGCCAGTCCATGCTCCCCAAAGGGTGATGCATCCCCCACCGGTGCTCATGGGCACCCCTCGGCCTTCCAGACTTCCCTACAATTCGCAGAGAGATGGAAGCTGCTGTCCAAGTCAGTGTGCAGGCAtgatgctgcaggagggctggctGCCAGCGAGCTTCACTGCGATGGGATGGCGGGGAATTCATGCTTGCCTCACAGtcagagcagaacaaaacacGTTTCTCAtcagaaaagaatgttttggCCTTATTTTGCAACAACCTCCAGCATGTCCCTTAGGAAAAGGCAGTTCAGGCAGACAGCTGCTTCCTCTTGCCCCAAGCATCCTCACCATGCAGGTTTTCTGCCCTGCAGGTGAATTCAGCACAGTTGACCTTACAGGAGTGCTTGGACAGTGCTGCAAGCCCTATGGGGCTCCATAACAAAGTATAAACCCCAAAACAGTGACAAAAGCTGGTGTCCCCCCAGGAGCAGGAGCACACTTTGCTGTGCCCTGGGCATTGCCAGCTGCAATTCACACCCTATCTTTATCCCAGATGTGATGACAGTGGTACCGGGAAATATCCATTGAACAAGGAAGAATTCCTGAATGAGGAAGTATCCCTTGAATCAGAAAtgctccccaccagctgcaAACCAGGCACCCACAGTTTAGCCCTGGGGGGGCACAAGCACCCACTAGGAAGGAAAGTGCAGCCCTGCgccaagcagctgctgtttgcaagGTATAAATCAAGGATCATGTCCTTGTCAGGATGGGATAACAGAGGTGATTCAGTTGACAGATTGCACACCAGGATGAGTTGAAACACTCTCTCCTTGTTTAAATCCTGCTATGCAAATCAGCTCACATGGAGCTCGGTGGGCAGCTCTGTGAGCTCAGATGCAATGAAGTGAGCTACACAAgtgctgaaaagcagcactggaaTTGGTGCATAAGgtactgggggggggggggggagaaaaaaggcaaCTCCATGTAAGCATGCTAAATTCATTAATTATTACCAGCAACCCCAGCCAGATCCCAAGAATGTTGTTACAGCACTTGCTGAGGCACAGAGACGTGCAATATTTAGCATCACTTGGGGCTGAGTGATGACCATCACCAAAACCCACAGCTCCACATCTCACCCACATcagagcaggaagggaggaTGCTTTGCACTCTGCATTTTCTCCCTGTCCAAGCGAGCAATTAGGAAAACAGTAAGATACAACACGGTGCTTTTGAAAGCCATTTAGGGACAACATTGTTCCTGTTTTCCCTCCAGTTCTCCTTATTTGTGCAGAGCGCTGAGATAACCAGATTCACGCACAGACAAGACTTCACTCAGTTCCAGTCCATGTAAACATCCCCTGCCCTCCCATCAAAGGGCATCCCGTCATTTCCAAGAATGGGAATTGCACCTGAGCAGGCCTCCAAGATGCCAGGAGCAGCTTGCACATGTAACGGAACCAATATGGCGAGGACTGTCAATATTTGCCCACTTTGGAGAAATCAAAGGAGGAATCCCGCTGAGCGGACACACGCTGTCTATAAAATGTACGTCTGGGTGCACACTCGGCACCCTGGGATCATCCTGCTCATCACAAGTGCTGCCTACCACGAGGCCATGAAGCTCCTGGTGCTCCTCATCTGCCGTGAGTACCCCCTGCATGGTGATGGGGCAAGGCTGGGGCTGATGGCTCCTCTTTTTAGTCCATTTTTAGAGGGTTCTCTTTCCAACACCACTAACAACATGTCTCCAGTTGCAGGGCTGGCCCCCGCGAGCTGCAACTTGGCTCAGTTTGCTTCCATGATTAAGGAGAAGACTGGGAAGTCTGCGCTGTCCTACAACACCTACGGCTGCCACTGCGGCCTTGGGGGATCCAAGAGGCCGGTGGATCCAACTGACTGGTAAGCGAGGAAGCAGAGGGGTGCTGCCAGCCCTCTGCTCCCAAAGCTGAATGCAGGGTGAAGCtggggcaggcagagcagggaaggaCACGCAGCTTTTCTTGAATATCAGATCACTGGTCTTCTCTGCCTCTCCCTGTGTATGAGGCTAGAAGCTGAGGTAGCAATGCCATAACAGTCAGTGTAACCTTAATGCATGTCTTCAAAAGCTGCTCAATAGCAGCAGCTCGCACTGTGCTCACCTGCTTCCAAAAGGAGGATCATCTAACAAACCCAGGCTAATTAAAGCAGCCATTTGGTGTTACACCAAGTTGCTGAGGCAGAAAAATGGGAACGTTCAGGTGAACGAGGCTGCTCAGcaagtgctgtgctgcacccaAACACATGCAGCTTTGCACAGGTTGTGCACCACCatttcccctctgctccccaccCTGCCCTGATGGGACTTCATGTGACACCAGGTGCTGCCATGCCCACGACTGCTGCTACAAGAGGTTGACATCCTTGACCTGCATTCCCCACCTTGTCGGTTACAATGTCTCCATCAAGAGAGGCCAGATCACATGCGGTAAGAGATGGCGCAAGGCCCAACCACTCTCACTTCCAGGGAATCCCTTCCTTGGTGTCCTTCACACCAACCTGGCTGGAAAACCACTTGCTGGGGAGGgggtggaagaaaaggaaaggtgcCAGGAGTGGTGCTAATGTACCAGTTGGGGCCATGGGAAAGTTGAGAGCTAGGAGAGCTCCCTGAGGATGGGGGGTCCCCTTCTGTGGAGACCAAATACTGACCCAGCCAAGCTGGACACAGAATACTTGAGGTTTTAATCTGGATGGGGTCATTGTGCTGTCCCTTGTGACAACCTGGAGAAAACAATATTGCTTCTGGGTGAGGGGACCAAAACTGAGCACCTCCTCATGACCTAAACAAATTTCGATATAAATTAAACTAAATGCTCCCTCCAGGGTCATTACTGGTTTGTAGCCAAACAGTTCCATGCCCCAAGGGGAGGATAGTGGCAACAGGATTCATCCTCAGCTACCCTAGGGTTCATGGGGATGATTTGAAAAGTAACTCCAAGCTTttgctctcctctccttttcctccagGATCTGGAAATTCATGCCAAAGAGGTACCTGTGAGTGTgacaggaaggcagcagagtgTTTCAAGAGGAACCTCAAAACCTTCAGCAAAAGCTACGAGAATTATTCAAACCGCAAGTGCAGGGGCTCACTTCCCTCTTGCTAGAGATGCCAGACTTGAAACCTGATGGAAATGCTTTCAATTGAGATTCTCTTCCTGCAGTGAGATGAAGCAAGGCACAACTCCAGACTCACTGCACCAAAAAGGCACTTGGAACCTCTACACCAAGCCTGCCAGATCCTGAATTGGTGCACAAGGAAAGCTTGCTCCTCAGaattaaataaatcataaaaaaatctttgcaaataaaaataattttccaagACAATTTCTAATGTGTTGTTTCATGACAGTGCCTGAATGGGTGGGAAAGCTACAGAACTATTGGATCCAACAATACAAGGCAGCCAAACTGCAGGTGCAaaccagctctgccctgctAATTAATTACTTACTAAAGCTATGGGGCACTGCCAGGGCTTTAGGTTTCCATTTGAGAGAGGACTTCAAGTTATACCTAAGCTTCTCTTTGGTCAGAAACCTGAACCAAACATTTctaccagaagagaaaaatgagatagAATTTAGCTGGGAAAGAGCTAATCAAGTCAATGCTGCCCTCTAAGGTTTCTGAGTGCAAACACATTTCACTCCAGCCAACAGCAAGGCATTTTTACATTCACATGTAAATAGCCATAAATCTAAGGCCAAGTCCTACAGTGCTTCCACTTCAGTTCAGATTCCCAATTCTGTAGTGGAAAGCACCACAGACTTCGAGCTGCATATTCTATGTTACCTAGTGACCATATTCGAGAGGAATTTAAGGTGAAAATCCTACCCTAGAAAAAGCTTGATTTACAAAGAGTGAACCAGGCATGGTTTCCAGTAACCACTGCTGCTTGGAAGCTTTTTGCACAAGACTCCTGATCCACTGGTTATAACTTCATTTAGAGACTAATGACTATCAAGTTCCTGGCTTAGACTAAAGCTCAGGAGTTACTCTAAAGCTCCAGAATAtggcaaaggaaaagagattcCAGATGTCCAAGTAACAGCACTCAGCACAAACTCCAAGCCTGCTCATATCATATTTTACTACCTTGTTAGACTTCACCAGATCAAATGtttcagccctgcagcctcagGAGTTCACTCtcagatgaaaaaggaaagaagaatctCATGTTTGATAGTGTTGGCTGACACTTTTTTAAGAGAATTCTGGGACTATTCTATATAAacttaaatagaaaaaaaaacaaaacaaaaaagcagcacattCCTGAGTTGAAAATTGTTAACACTTTCCCTGACAGTAAGGTAAAATAAATCTTCTCCACAGTAAAAAGTTGCTATAATAAATCTAAGTATATGAAGAGATCTCAAAGCAAATCTGATGTTGTTGTGTGAGGAAAACTGTCTCACCTTTATATCATCATCACCACCAAGATAATGAAAAGCAGTCCCTACTTTTTGGTTAAAGCTCTTCTCTCAACACAGGTTGCTGTAGGATTACTGAACAACTGCCTGCCCTGCAAGTGAAGAAACAAAGTGCTTATATGCTCAGCCATCTCCACAAAAAACAGCTTCACAGTAACAAGAGATGCTTGGAAGTTTGCTTAAGAGGAGATTTATCTTCACcagtttcctttgcttttctcacCGGAACGCTTAGAACACATTCAGTCATATATTTAGAGCTGCCATGGTCTTCACCAAGGTTATCTGGTTATCTGAGTCCACCTCTTCCTTGCTGTTATCTGCACAGTTACTCCTATTGGCCAAGACCTTCTGTCGGTGCCTTTCTTCCTGCcgcttcttcttctccagacgCTGTTGttccttcttttgctttttaaatacctgaaaagggaagaataaaaacaaagctgaaaacagACATTCTCTGCCCAgctgaggaaaaataacacagtGGAAAGGAGGTGAGGAGATACCAAAGCAGCTGCCAGAAAATGTTTATTCCAGACTATTTATCTGATCTTCATGTTACT includes:
- the LOC140261074 gene encoding phospholipase A2, membrane associated-like translates to MGIAPEQASKMPGAACTCNGTNMARTVNICPLWRNQRRNPAERTHAVYKMYVWVHTRHPGIILLITSAAYHEAMKLLVLLICREYPLHGDGARLGLMAPLFSPFLEGSLSNTTNNMSPVAGLAPASCNLAQFASMIKEKTGKSALSYNTYGCHCGLGGSKRPVDPTDWCCHAHDCCYKRLTSLTCIPHLVGYNVSIKRGQITCGSGNSCQRGTCECDRKAAECFKRNLKTFSKSYENYSNRKCRGSLPSC